Proteins co-encoded in one Gemmatimonadaceae bacterium genomic window:
- a CDS encoding DUF305 domain-containing protein, with protein MKAVPQRRRSRALPLAVGLFALGIIAARLPAQTPKPVRKDYTDADVMFMQGMIIHHAQAVVMSEWAPTHGARHDLQILCKRIALSQYDEIKLMQHWLMDRHLPAPDPLHMLSPHAGPVHDSSPMNMPGMDMGPDPMMMSGMLSAEQMRQLDAAHGTAFDRLYLTGMIRHHQGAIAMVADLFKTPGAGEQPEISGYATDIDAGQRVEIARMQAMLTTLTSSPAK; from the coding sequence ATGAAAGCTGTGCCACAGCGACGGCGCTCGAGAGCGCTGCCGCTCGCCGTCGGTCTGTTCGCGCTTGGAATCATCGCCGCGCGATTGCCGGCCCAGACGCCCAAGCCGGTCCGCAAGGACTATACCGACGCCGACGTCATGTTCATGCAGGGAATGATCATCCATCACGCGCAGGCGGTGGTGATGTCCGAATGGGCGCCCACCCACGGCGCTCGGCACGACCTCCAGATTCTGTGCAAGCGCATCGCGCTGTCGCAATACGACGAGATCAAGCTGATGCAGCACTGGCTGATGGATCGCCATCTGCCGGCGCCCGACCCGCTGCACATGCTGTCGCCTCACGCCGGTCCGGTACACGACTCGAGCCCCATGAACATGCCGGGCATGGACATGGGTCCGGACCCGATGATGATGTCCGGCATGCTGAGCGCCGAGCAGATGCGGCAGCTCGACGCCGCGCACGGCACGGCGTTCGATCGACTGTACCTCACGGGAATGATCCGGCACCACCAGGGCGCCATCGCCATGGTCGCCGACCTCTTCAAGACGCCGGGCGCGGGGGAGCAGCCCGAGATCTCCGGCTACGCCACGGATATTGACGCCGGCCAGCGCGTCGAGATTGCTCGTATGCAGGCCATGTTGACCACGCTCACCTCGAGTCCAGCCAAATGA
- a CDS encoding DsrE family protein, with protein sequence MNIRHVVLSLAAAVGLSSTAAAQQPAGFWTKPAIKDFGPVHVWPEAVVRPDAKTTYKAVFDVTQGSPTSDKVNPGLDHVARTVNVFAAAGTPVSHLKFAVIIHGGATPIVLDDKTFQAKFGHPNPDLAVIEALKKAGVELLVCGNALGDMQYTPAEVNPNVKVALSALSTLIILQDEGYALIRM encoded by the coding sequence ATGAACATTCGTCATGTGGTGTTGTCGCTGGCCGCCGCCGTGGGGCTCTCGTCCACCGCCGCCGCCCAGCAGCCCGCCGGCTTCTGGACCAAGCCCGCGATCAAGGACTTCGGCCCGGTGCACGTGTGGCCCGAAGCGGTGGTTCGCCCCGACGCCAAGACCACCTACAAGGCGGTGTTCGACGTCACGCAGGGCAGCCCCACGTCCGACAAGGTGAACCCGGGCCTCGACCACGTGGCGCGCACGGTCAACGTGTTCGCCGCCGCCGGCACGCCGGTCAGCCATCTCAAGTTCGCCGTGATCATCCATGGCGGGGCCACGCCGATCGTGCTCGACGACAAGACCTTCCAGGCCAAGTTCGGCCATCCCAATCCCGACCTCGCGGTGATCGAAGCGCTGAAGAAGGCCGGCGTCGAACTCCTGGTGTGCGGCAACGCGCTGGGCGACATGCAGTACACGCCGGCCGAGGTCAATCCGAACGTCAAGGTGGCCCTGTCCGCGCTGTCCACGCTGATCATTCTGCAGGACGAGGGCTACGCGCTCATCCGCATGTAA
- a CDS encoding substrate-binding domain-containing protein yields MSRYRTSWLAASLCVLGAAGGCARRGADSGKPASAPTYDQSVYPPWSHGDNNPALVRGLEFTVPEVDNLPDFHGSLDDPQLVIFVGGNYYFAMAPLVKAFEAQHPDLRGKLYYITIPPGLLVKMMDAGNTITVGNMTWTVAPDVYAAGLKKVDEQIQAGKLVGPAVPYATNDLTIMVPKGNPAGISTVADLGKPDVRLVMPNPAWEGVARQIESTLNKAGGPALTQMVYDTKVKNGRTVLTQIHHRQSPLFLMQGRADAGITWKSEAIFQEEAGHPISHVDIPAEYNTTAVYAAAMVKGAKHPAAARAWLEFLRSPAALAIFQRYGFKPAPADAKQE; encoded by the coding sequence ATGAGCCGGTATCGCACGTCCTGGCTTGCCGCATCGTTGTGCGTTCTCGGAGCGGCCGGCGGTTGCGCCCGCCGCGGCGCCGATTCCGGCAAGCCGGCGTCGGCGCCAACGTACGACCAGAGCGTGTACCCGCCCTGGTCGCACGGCGACAACAATCCGGCGCTGGTCAGGGGGCTCGAGTTCACCGTGCCCGAGGTGGACAACCTGCCGGATTTCCACGGCAGTCTGGACGATCCGCAGTTGGTGATCTTCGTGGGCGGCAACTACTACTTTGCCATGGCGCCGCTGGTGAAGGCGTTCGAGGCGCAGCATCCCGACCTGCGCGGCAAGCTGTACTACATCACCATCCCGCCGGGCCTGTTGGTCAAGATGATGGACGCGGGCAACACCATCACCGTGGGCAACATGACGTGGACGGTGGCGCCCGATGTCTATGCCGCGGGGCTGAAGAAGGTGGACGAGCAGATCCAGGCCGGCAAGCTCGTGGGGCCGGCGGTGCCGTACGCCACCAACGATCTGACCATCATGGTGCCCAAGGGCAATCCGGCGGGCATCAGCACCGTGGCCGATCTCGGCAAGCCCGACGTGCGCCTGGTGATGCCGAATCCGGCGTGGGAGGGCGTGGCGCGGCAGATCGAGAGCACGTTGAACAAGGCGGGCGGGCCGGCGCTGACGCAGATGGTGTACGACACCAAGGTCAAGAACGGTCGCACGGTGCTCACGCAGATCCATCACCGGCAGTCACCGCTGTTCCTGATGCAGGGGCGGGCGGATGCCGGCATCACCTGGAAGTCGGAAGCGATCTTCCAGGAGGAGGCCGGCCATCCGATCAGCCACGTGGACATCCCCGCCGAGTACAACACCACCGCGGTGTACGCCGCGGCGATGGTGAAGGGCGCCAAGCATCCCGCGGCGGCCAGGGCCTGGCTGGAGTTTCTGCGTTCGCCGGCGGCGCTCGCGATCTTCCAACGCTACGGCTTCAAGCCGGCGCCGGCCGATGCGAAGCAGGAGTGA
- a CDS encoding c-type cytochrome — MTGARRGLWRVAAIAAIALPASAAMAQVASPALGAAAIVQQGNGRGAPACISCHGPQLQGIAAMAAPRLAGQSAAYVVAQLDAFASGARKNPIMLPVATALSPAERQSLAEYVSGLAAAAAGPAPAPVAGVALGQALATRGRWSSGLPTCDQCHGPGGVGVGSAFPPLAGQPAVYQVNQLHAWQQGTRPPGPLGLMSTIAGKLSEADIQAVSAYYQSRPATVPAARAGRP; from the coding sequence GTGACCGGCGCGCGGCGCGGCCTCTGGCGCGTGGCGGCCATCGCGGCGATCGCACTACCCGCGTCGGCGGCGATGGCACAGGTGGCGTCGCCGGCGCTCGGCGCGGCGGCGATCGTCCAGCAGGGCAACGGACGCGGCGCGCCGGCATGCATCAGCTGTCACGGGCCGCAGCTGCAGGGCATTGCCGCGATGGCGGCGCCGCGCCTGGCCGGCCAGAGCGCGGCGTACGTGGTGGCGCAGCTCGACGCCTTTGCCAGCGGCGCGCGCAAGAATCCGATCATGCTGCCGGTGGCCACGGCGCTCTCGCCGGCCGAACGGCAATCGCTGGCCGAGTACGTGAGCGGCCTCGCGGCGGCGGCAGCCGGACCGGCGCCGGCTCCGGTGGCGGGCGTTGCGCTGGGCCAGGCGCTGGCCACGCGCGGGCGGTGGTCCAGCGGCCTGCCCACGTGCGACCAGTGTCATGGACCGGGCGGCGTGGGCGTGGGCAGCGCGTTCCCGCCGTTGGCGGGTCAGCCGGCGGTGTATCAGGTCAATCAACTGCACGCGTGGCAGCAGGGAACGCGTCCGCCCGGCCCGCTGGGGCTGATGTCCACGATCGCCGGCAAGCTGTCGGAGGCGGATATCCAGGCGGTGTCCGCGTACTACCAATCCCGGCCGGCCACGGTGCCGGCCGCCAGGGCGGGCCGGCCATGA
- a CDS encoding c-type cytochrome, producing MRASIWLRGAVAALVVAGGIYYFRSRSPAPAPPPVVTPPAGARAGQFAPPPDSAIPNDEFGREVRRGKQIFEQTGVYAGQYTGNVLNCSNCHLDAGRLANSAPLWAAYVSYPAYRSKNKHVNTFEERMQGCFRFSMNGKAPPLGDSVLVAVESYAYWLSTGARVNEAIAGRGYPPVPKPALAPDYARGGAVFAQHCAVCHGPDGQGQRAAGAQVFPPLWGPQSFNWGAGMATLTNAAAFIKANMPLGLGGTLSDQDAWDVAMFMDGHERPQDPRFQGTVAQTRAQHHDSPMDPYGTTVNGVLLGEHSVPAGGSTRR from the coding sequence ATGAGAGCTTCCATATGGTTGCGGGGCGCCGTGGCGGCGCTGGTCGTTGCCGGCGGCATCTACTATTTCAGGTCCCGGTCTCCCGCACCGGCGCCGCCGCCCGTCGTGACGCCGCCAGCCGGGGCGCGGGCCGGCCAGTTCGCCCCGCCCCCGGATTCGGCGATCCCGAACGACGAGTTCGGCCGCGAGGTGCGGCGCGGCAAACAGATCTTCGAGCAGACCGGCGTGTACGCCGGGCAGTACACCGGCAACGTGCTCAACTGCTCCAACTGTCACCTCGACGCCGGCCGGTTGGCGAACTCGGCGCCGCTGTGGGCGGCGTACGTGAGCTATCCCGCGTATCGCAGCAAGAACAAGCACGTGAACACGTTCGAGGAGCGCATGCAGGGCTGCTTCCGGTTCAGCATGAACGGCAAGGCGCCGCCGCTGGGCGACTCCGTGCTGGTGGCGGTGGAGAGCTACGCGTACTGGCTGAGCACGGGCGCGCGGGTGAACGAGGCGATCGCGGGGCGCGGATATCCGCCGGTGCCGAAGCCGGCGCTGGCGCCCGACTACGCGCGCGGCGGGGCGGTGTTCGCGCAGCATTGCGCGGTGTGTCACGGACCGGACGGCCAGGGCCAGCGCGCGGCGGGCGCCCAGGTGTTTCCGCCGCTGTGGGGACCGCAGTCGTTCAATTGGGGCGCCGGCATGGCCACGCTCACCAACGCCGCTGCATTCATCAAAGCCAACATGCCGCTCGGCCTGGGCGGCACGCTGAGCGACCAGGACGCGTGGGACGTGGCGATGTTCATGGACGGCCACGAGCGGCCGCAGGACCCGCGGTTCCAGGGCACGGTGGCGCAGACGCGCGCGCAGCACCACGATTCGCCCATGGATCCGTACGGCACGACGGTGAACGGGGTGCTGCTGGGCGAGCACTCGGTGCCGGCCGGCGGCAGCACGCGACGCTGA
- a CDS encoding DUF4403 family protein, which produces MMRAARWGLLLAVVLAAGACREKPAPRPAAQAAIPDAPPPVIPESRFDVPLTYDITKVLRDVERAVPTQFGSLDSVHQAGDDPSRHFAYVAHRGPFTAFGIDSVFHLRATLTYRARGYYKLPIGPTVSAGCGTSTDRPPRAVIELATPLSLTPDWHLAAHTKLVRVDRATTSDRDRCQVRLLHYDVTHRILDAARHAITDRLPAIDRTIGNVDLTPQVTGWWATLNRPIRLTDGVWLLLGPLRLRVGHVTGKGHVLTVHVGLDARPRIVTGQGEPVVPVPPLPPLAADTVSDGFHILMEGIVDYATASRALSHALRGASVTEQGHTVTVDSLIVSPEPGERLALTVAFHGDAQGTLRLTGVPRYDAVRKAIVMPDLDYDLQTDSPLLNMYSWLLSPGLRALFREKAVLPEGPALDRGRDLLLQGLNRKIGDAMTLSAVIDSVAARKLYVTARGLVIRAEARGHATAAVKQR; this is translated from the coding sequence ATGATGCGCGCCGCCCGCTGGGGCCTCCTGCTCGCGGTCGTGCTGGCCGCCGGGGCCTGCCGCGAGAAGCCCGCGCCCAGGCCCGCCGCCCAGGCGGCCATTCCCGACGCGCCGCCGCCGGTGATTCCGGAGTCGCGGTTCGACGTGCCGCTCACCTATGACATCACCAAGGTGCTGCGCGACGTGGAACGCGCCGTGCCCACGCAGTTCGGCTCGCTGGACAGCGTGCATCAGGCGGGCGACGACCCCAGCCGCCACTTCGCGTACGTGGCCCACCGCGGGCCGTTCACGGCGTTCGGCATCGACTCGGTGTTTCATCTGCGAGCCACGTTGACGTACCGCGCGCGCGGCTACTACAAGCTGCCCATCGGCCCCACCGTGAGCGCGGGCTGCGGCACCTCCACCGATCGTCCCCCGCGCGCCGTGATCGAGTTGGCCACGCCGCTCTCCCTCACGCCCGACTGGCATCTGGCGGCGCACACCAAGCTCGTTCGCGTGGATCGCGCCACGACGTCCGATCGCGATCGCTGCCAGGTGCGGCTGCTGCACTACGATGTCACCCACCGGATCCTCGACGCGGCGCGCCACGCCATCACCGATCGGCTGCCGGCAATCGACCGCACGATCGGGAACGTCGATCTCACCCCCCAGGTGACCGGCTGGTGGGCCACGCTCAACCGCCCCATTCGCCTCACCGACGGCGTGTGGCTCCTGCTCGGCCCTCTGCGCCTACGCGTGGGCCACGTGACCGGCAAGGGCCACGTGCTCACCGTGCACGTCGGCCTCGACGCCCGCCCGCGGATCGTCACCGGCCAGGGAGAGCCGGTGGTGCCCGTGCCCCCGCTCCCGCCACTGGCCGCCGACACGGTGTCCGACGGATTCCACATCCTGATGGAGGGGATCGTGGATTACGCCACCGCGTCGCGCGCCCTCAGCCACGCGCTGCGCGGAGCGTCGGTCACCGAACAGGGGCACACGGTGACCGTCGACTCGCTGATCGTCTCGCCGGAACCCGGGGAGCGGCTCGCGCTCACCGTCGCGTTCCACGGCGACGCGCAGGGCACGTTGCGCCTCACCGGCGTTCCGCGCTACGACGCCGTCCGGAAGGCGATCGTGATGCCCGACCTGGACTACGACCTCCAGACCGACAGTCCCCTGCTCAACATGTACTCGTGGCTCCTCTCCCCAGGACTCCGCGCGCTGTTCCGCGAGAAGGCGGTCCTCCCCGAGGGGCCCGCGCTCGACCGCGGCCGGGATCTGTTGCTCCAGGGGCTCAATCGCAAGATCGGCGACGCGATGACGCTCTCGGCCGTCATCGACTCCGTGGCGGCGCGCAAATTGTACGTCACCGCGCGAGGGCTGGTGATCCGTGCCGAGGCACGCGGCCACGCGACCGCGGCCGTCAAGCAGCGATGA
- a CDS encoding PRC-barrel domain-containing protein, which yields MLDKARTLQRYKLSSANGEIGTVKTFYFDDQHWTIRYLVADTGAWLAGRQVLISPYALSAVSRERHRFVLDLTKGQIEESPCLSSEQPISQQFEEAYHGFHGWPRYWCGPYTWGRQPHIERDRKRWRAAPTDGRAWQRQLRTTSDVNGYYIQATDGEMGHIEDFIIDEETWAIRYLVVSTRNWWPGRRVLVSPQWIQRVNWDAGEVFVTLSGETVRESPEYTDQLLVTRDYETRLHRHYHRQGYWFGDPDTTDQVQ from the coding sequence ATGCTGGACAAAGCCAGGACCTTGCAGCGCTACAAGCTGAGCAGCGCCAATGGGGAGATCGGAACGGTCAAGACGTTCTACTTCGACGACCAGCATTGGACAATCCGCTACCTCGTGGCCGATACGGGGGCCTGGCTTGCCGGACGTCAGGTGCTGATCTCCCCGTACGCGCTCAGCGCGGTGAGTCGCGAGCGGCATCGCTTCGTCCTCGATCTGACCAAGGGTCAGATCGAGGAGAGCCCCTGCCTGAGCAGCGAGCAGCCCATCTCGCAGCAATTCGAGGAGGCCTATCACGGCTTCCACGGATGGCCGCGGTACTGGTGCGGCCCATACACGTGGGGGCGCCAGCCGCATATCGAACGTGACCGGAAACGGTGGCGCGCGGCGCCCACCGACGGGAGAGCGTGGCAGCGGCAGTTGCGCACGACCAGCGACGTGAACGGCTACTACATCCAGGCCACCGACGGCGAGATGGGCCACATCGAGGACTTCATCATCGACGAGGAAACGTGGGCCATTCGCTATCTTGTCGTGAGTACCCGGAACTGGTGGCCGGGCAGACGCGTGCTCGTGTCCCCGCAATGGATCCAGCGCGTGAATTGGGATGCCGGAGAAGTGTTCGTCACGCTGTCTGGCGAGACGGTCAGAGAGTCTCCGGAATACACGGATCAGTTGTTGGTCACGCGCGACTACGAGACCCGGCTGCACCGCCACTACCATCGCCAGGGGTACTGGTTCGGTGATCCGGACACCACGGACCAGGTGCAGTGA
- a CDS encoding divalent metal cation transporter — MPSTAPPKVSALRRIATALGPGVVTGAADDDPSGIATYSIVGAQFGTGLLWTAPVLWPLMASVQMMCARIGLVTGRGLAGALRQKYPRWLLAAAASALFIANTINVGADLGGMADAAHLLSGAPAFLWVLAFGIGITVATIRLRYAVIANTLKWLALILAVYVVAAIDVHPDWGMVLRAAAVPQLPHGRAAWGMLVAILGTTISPYLFFWQASQEVEEEKAAGQLTLRARQGATKTQIGDRKIDIGLGTLFSNVAMFFIIVTTASTLHAHGQTNLATSADVAAALRPLAGRFAMLLYTIGIVGTGLLAIPTLAGSAAYAFAETFDWRQGIDQKFTRARAFYAVVGVSIALGISMGFVGISPVKALYWTAVINGLLAPFLMLGILHAASDRKLMRGQPSSWLARAVVGFTTVAMFAAGIAMFVV, encoded by the coding sequence GTGCCCTCCACTGCCCCGCCCAAGGTCTCGGCGCTCCGCCGCATCGCGACAGCGCTTGGCCCGGGCGTCGTCACGGGCGCCGCCGACGACGATCCGTCAGGCATCGCGACGTATTCCATCGTCGGCGCGCAGTTCGGCACCGGGCTGCTCTGGACCGCGCCCGTGCTCTGGCCGTTGATGGCGTCCGTCCAGATGATGTGCGCCAGAATCGGGTTGGTCACCGGTCGCGGCCTCGCCGGCGCGCTCCGGCAGAAGTACCCGCGATGGCTGCTCGCCGCCGCCGCGTCGGCCCTGTTCATCGCCAACACGATCAATGTCGGCGCCGACCTGGGCGGGATGGCCGACGCCGCGCACCTGCTCAGCGGCGCGCCGGCGTTCCTCTGGGTGCTGGCATTCGGCATCGGGATCACCGTCGCGACGATCCGGCTGCGCTATGCGGTCATCGCCAATACGCTCAAGTGGCTGGCGTTGATCCTGGCCGTCTACGTGGTGGCCGCCATCGATGTCCATCCCGACTGGGGGATGGTGCTGCGGGCGGCGGCCGTGCCGCAACTGCCGCACGGGCGAGCCGCCTGGGGCATGCTGGTCGCGATTCTCGGAACGACGATCAGCCCCTACCTCTTCTTCTGGCAGGCGTCGCAGGAAGTGGAGGAGGAGAAGGCGGCCGGCCAGCTCACCCTCCGGGCGCGCCAGGGAGCCACCAAGACGCAGATCGGCGATCGGAAGATCGACATCGGACTCGGCACGCTCTTTTCCAACGTCGCGATGTTCTTCATCATCGTGACCACGGCCAGCACGCTGCACGCCCACGGCCAGACCAACCTCGCCACGTCGGCCGACGTCGCGGCCGCGCTCCGCCCGCTGGCGGGCCGCTTCGCGATGCTGCTCTACACGATCGGCATCGTCGGCACCGGATTGCTGGCCATCCCGACGCTCGCCGGTTCCGCCGCATATGCGTTCGCGGAAACGTTCGACTGGCGCCAGGGCATAGACCAGAAGTTCACGCGGGCACGCGCCTTCTACGCAGTCGTCGGCGTGTCGATCGCGCTCGGCATTTCCATGGGTTTCGTGGGCATCAGTCCGGTGAAGGCGCTCTACTGGACCGCGGTGATCAATGGCCTGCTGGCCCCGTTCCTGATGCTCGGCATCCTCCACGCGGCGTCGGATCGCAAGCTGATGCGCGGCCAGCCCAGTTCGTGGCTGGCGCGCGCGGTCGTGGGCTTCACGACCGTGGCCATGTTCGCCGCCGGCATCGCGATGTTCGTGGTCTAG
- a CDS encoding porin family protein produces the protein MKRSFAVIGFLLLAGTSAVARAQDGGLGIKGGMSYGNVSNSGALPGSVTQRSGFALGLSAATGGMVGFGIEGLYAQRGVTSTVAGDSRHLDYIDVPVYLRLALPTGPISPFAYAGPQASYELNCGTDSGNCPDSGRPKITYSGVIGAGVRFGVLSGLSIEGRYVYGLTDLKLSTVSTSTSYQTRSFLVLLGLGF, from the coding sequence ATGAAACGGTCCTTCGCAGTCATCGGGTTCCTCCTCCTGGCGGGAACGAGTGCCGTCGCGCGCGCGCAGGACGGCGGACTGGGCATCAAGGGCGGGATGTCGTACGGGAACGTGTCCAATAGCGGCGCACTCCCGGGATCCGTCACGCAGCGGTCCGGTTTCGCGCTCGGGTTGTCCGCGGCCACGGGCGGCATGGTCGGCTTCGGCATCGAAGGGCTCTATGCGCAACGCGGCGTCACGAGCACGGTGGCCGGCGACTCGCGCCACCTGGACTACATCGACGTCCCGGTCTACCTCCGCCTGGCCCTCCCCACCGGGCCGATCTCGCCGTTCGCGTACGCCGGCCCGCAGGCGTCGTACGAATTGAATTGCGGCACCGATAGCGGCAACTGCCCGGATTCCGGGCGGCCGAAGATCACCTACTCCGGCGTCATCGGCGCTGGTGTGCGGTTCGGCGTGCTGAGCGGCCTGTCGATCGAAGGCCGGTACGTTTACGGGCTCACGGATCTCAAGTTGAGCACGGTCTCGACCTCCACCAGCTACCAGACGCGATCGTTCCTGGTCCTCCTGGGGTTGGGCTTCTAG
- a CDS encoding amidase — MNTRRQFLIQAPIGLLGVLAACRGDEQKPVANQTTPGAPTAFNTGPAVGPDVSPATFAEAEKLAQVQMTPAQRVMEAASWRTSMAPLLERRTGPRKVALEPGLAPATVWNPVLPGQTAGPARDRFARSALDAGPLPTGDEDIAFAPVMRLSRWIETRKLTSERLTNIYLERIKRLNPKINCIITLTPDLALAQAKQADREIAAGKYRGALHGIPYGVKDLLDTAGIPTTYGAEPYRNRVPAADSAVVKRLTDAGAVLVAKLSMGALALNDIWFGGQTMNPWLLQEGASGSSAGPGAATAAGLVGFAIGSETGGSIVSPSMRCGVTGLRPTYGRVARTGAMTLCWSLDKLGPMTRSVEDAMLVLHAISGPDAGDVASVPSRLDYDAAAPVKGLRVGYFPAWMKESPATDVDRASLDVVAKLGLVPTPVTIPDWPYDSLNLMLFAEAAAAFEELTLSNQVDQLKMQVPDAWPNQFREARFLSAVDFVQGDRLRRKVAMEMVRVMSQVDLLLVPSLRDEMLVISNNTGHPSLTLRTGFVEVSEARSDWAPDPAHPLPTFSPPRRVPHGVTLIGRLFDEGTIGRVGLAMERAVNVVGERPPGF; from the coding sequence ATGAACACCCGTCGCCAGTTCCTCATCCAAGCGCCGATCGGCCTGCTCGGCGTGCTCGCCGCGTGCCGCGGCGATGAACAGAAACCCGTCGCCAACCAGACCACGCCCGGCGCGCCGACGGCGTTCAACACCGGGCCCGCGGTGGGTCCCGACGTGTCACCCGCGACGTTCGCCGAAGCGGAGAAGCTGGCGCAGGTGCAGATGACCCCCGCCCAGCGCGTGATGGAGGCGGCGAGTTGGCGCACGTCGATGGCGCCGCTGCTGGAGCGGCGCACGGGGCCGCGCAAGGTGGCGCTCGAGCCGGGCCTCGCGCCGGCCACGGTGTGGAATCCCGTGCTGCCGGGCCAGACCGCGGGTCCGGCGCGCGATCGATTCGCGCGCAGCGCCCTCGATGCGGGGCCGCTGCCCACGGGCGACGAGGACATCGCCTTCGCGCCGGTCATGCGCCTCTCGCGCTGGATCGAGACGCGCAAGCTCACGTCGGAGCGGCTTACCAACATCTATCTGGAGCGGATCAAGCGGCTCAATCCGAAGATCAACTGCATCATCACGCTGACGCCCGATCTGGCGTTGGCGCAGGCCAAGCAGGCGGATCGCGAGATCGCGGCCGGAAAATATCGCGGCGCGCTGCACGGGATCCCATACGGGGTCAAGGATCTGCTCGACACGGCCGGCATCCCCACGACGTACGGCGCCGAGCCGTACCGCAATCGCGTTCCGGCGGCGGACTCAGCGGTGGTCAAGCGGTTGACCGATGCGGGGGCGGTGCTCGTGGCCAAGCTCAGCATGGGCGCGCTGGCGCTCAACGACATCTGGTTTGGCGGACAGACGATGAACCCGTGGTTGTTGCAGGAAGGCGCCTCGGGCTCGAGCGCGGGACCGGGCGCGGCGACCGCGGCCGGCCTGGTGGGGTTCGCGATCGGCAGCGAGACGGGCGGCAGCATCGTGAGTCCGAGCATGCGCTGCGGCGTCACGGGGCTGCGCCCCACCTATGGTCGCGTGGCGCGCACCGGCGCGATGACCCTCTGCTGGTCGCTGGACAAGCTCGGGCCCATGACGCGCAGCGTGGAGGACGCGATGCTCGTGCTGCACGCGATCAGCGGTCCCGACGCGGGCGACGTGGCGAGCGTGCCCAGCCGGCTCGACTACGACGCGGCGGCCCCGGTGAAGGGGCTGCGCGTGGGCTACTTCCCGGCGTGGATGAAGGAGAGCCCGGCCACCGACGTGGATCGCGCGTCGCTGGACGTGGTGGCGAAGCTCGGACTGGTGCCGACGCCGGTCACGATTCCCGACTGGCCGTACGATTCGCTCAACCTGATGCTCTTTGCCGAGGCTGCGGCCGCGTTCGAGGAGCTGACGCTCAGCAACCAGGTGGATCAGCTGAAGATGCAGGTGCCGGACGCCTGGCCCAACCAGTTCCGCGAGGCGCGCTTTCTCTCGGCGGTGGATTTCGTGCAGGGCGACCGGTTGCGGCGCAAGGTGGCGATGGAGATGGTGCGGGTGATGTCGCAGGTGGACCTGCTGCTGGTGCCGTCGCTGCGCGACGAGATGCTGGTGATCTCGAACAACACGGGGCACCCGTCGCTCACGCTGCGCACCGGATTCGTGGAGGTGTCGGAGGCGCGCAGCGACTGGGCGCCCGATCCGGCGCATCCGCTGCCCACGTTCTCGCCGCCGCGGCGGGTGCCGCACGGCGTGACGCTGATCGGGCGGCTGTTCGACGAGGGCACGATCGGGCGCGTGGGGCTGGCGATGGAGCGCGCGGTGAACGTGGTGGGGGAGCGGCCGCCGGGGTTCTAG